One region of Paenibacillus polymyxa M1 genomic DNA includes:
- a CDS encoding DUF441 domain-containing protein — protein sequence MDYSSLILLVLAGLGIISGNSTVTIAMVVLLLLRVTSFHTAFPWLEKYGLTIGIIILTIGVMTPLASGKISINQVTESFLHWKSLLAIGIGILVAYLGGRGVTLMSGQPIIVTGLLIGTVIGVAFFKGVPVGPLIAAGLLSLLIGRS from the coding sequence ATGGATTACAGCTCACTTATCTTACTGGTACTAGCCGGCCTTGGAATTATCAGTGGCAACTCAACCGTGACGATTGCTATGGTTGTACTACTACTGCTGCGGGTAACCAGCTTTCATACTGCTTTCCCCTGGCTTGAAAAGTATGGCCTAACGATCGGAATAATTATTTTGACGATTGGGGTCATGACCCCGCTAGCCAGCGGTAAAATCAGCATCAATCAGGTGACAGAGTCCTTCCTGCACTGGAAGTCCCTGCTCGCGATTGGTATCGGAATTCTGGTAGCCTACCTTGGCGGCCGCGGAGTAACTCTGATGTCCGGACAGCCTATTATTGTAACAGGTCTACTGATTGGGACCGTCATTGGCGTTGCCTTCTTTAAAGGGGTTCCGGTTGGACCTCTGATTGCTGCCGGGCTGCTCTCCTTATTAATCGGTCGCTCCTAA
- a CDS encoding HesB/YadR/YfhF family protein, giving the protein MSIQVTEPAAQWYIKELGLNRGDSIRFFVRYSSGGGLHPGFSLGIAVEPPQHPALQHEAAGITFYMEDQDYWYLKGHHLEVKYLKEHDDIIYTYEKDEQA; this is encoded by the coding sequence ATGAGCATACAGGTAACTGAACCTGCGGCACAGTGGTACATTAAGGAGCTTGGTTTGAATCGTGGAGATTCCATCCGTTTTTTTGTTCGCTATAGTTCCGGCGGTGGGTTGCATCCAGGCTTTTCTCTGGGAATTGCCGTAGAGCCTCCGCAGCACCCCGCATTACAGCATGAAGCGGCTGGCATTACGTTTTATATGGAGGATCAGGATTACTGGTATCTGAAAGGCCATCATCTGGAAGTGAAGTATTTGAAGGAACATGACGACATTATTTACACCTATGAAAAGGATGAACAAGCTTAA